Proteins encoded within one genomic window of Candidatus Woesearchaeota archaeon:
- a CDS encoding quinone-dependent dihydroorotate dehydrogenase, with product MLFTSIIKPILFTQDPETVHDRVSRVMSYAGKNILLRNLTETLFDYQHPMLPTTFAGMNFRNPLGLAAGFDKQCKLIEITSSLGFGHIEVGCITAKEQEGNPKPRVFRLPSDYALLNRMGFNNKGADKALTQLKQVTSRDIPVGLNIGKSKVTPLDEAHKDYLSTFKTLYDYVDFVTINVSSPNTPGLRGLQDKDQLLKIIKTLQHENHAEKPLLVKIAPDLAFEQIADIIHVAKKTKLSGIIAVNTTLSRENLRTTFHEAGGVSGLPLQQRSTEIINYIYTATSGFLPIIGVGGIFTAKDAYTKIINGASLVQLYTGFIYQGPSIAKNINKGLVTYLQQNHFKNISEAVGSQVS from the coding sequence ATGCTATTTACATCCATTATTAAACCAATTCTTTTTACGCAGGATCCTGAAACTGTTCATGATCGTGTTTCTCGTGTTATGTCATATGCAGGTAAAAATATTCTTTTAAGGAATCTGACTGAAACTCTCTTTGATTATCAGCATCCTATGCTTCCTACTACTTTTGCAGGAATGAATTTCAGAAATCCGCTTGGTTTAGCAGCTGGATTTGATAAACAGTGTAAACTCATCGAAATTACTTCTTCATTAGGCTTTGGGCATATTGAAGTAGGATGTATAACCGCAAAAGAACAAGAAGGGAATCCAAAACCACGTGTCTTTAGACTGCCCTCTGATTATGCTTTATTGAATCGCATGGGCTTTAACAATAAAGGCGCTGATAAAGCATTAACACAATTAAAGCAGGTAACATCACGAGACATACCTGTTGGACTTAACATAGGTAAATCAAAAGTAACTCCTCTTGATGAAGCGCATAAAGATTATCTCTCTACTTTTAAAACTCTTTACGATTATGTTGATTTTGTAACTATTAATGTCTCTTCCCCTAATACGCCGGGATTGCGTGGACTGCAAGATAAAGATCAATTGCTTAAGATTATAAAAACATTACAACATGAAAATCATGCTGAAAAACCTTTGCTTGTTAAGATTGCTCCTGACTTAGCTTTTGAGCAAATAGCTGATATTATTCATGTTGCGAAAAAAACAAAACTATCAGGCATTATTGCAGTAAACACCACTCTTTCACGAGAAAATCTTCGAACCACCTTTCATGAAGCAGGTGGTGTTAGTGGACTGCCCTTACAACAAAGATCAACTGAAATAATAAATTATATCTACACTGCAACCTCTGGGTTTCTTCCAATTATAGGGGTGGGGGGTATTTTTACTGCAAAAGATGCCTATACTAAGATCATTAATGGCGCATCTTTAGTTCAACTCTATACAGGATTTATTTATCAAGGTCCTTCAATCGCAAAAAACATCAATAAAGGACTTGTAACTTATCTTCAACAAAATCATTTCAAAAACATTTCTGAAGCTGTAGGCTCTCAGGTTTCTTAA
- a CDS encoding DUF1016 domain-containing protein: MKTMRNKEYSVFIAEIKERIRSAQYDALKSVNKELIGLYWDIGKKIVRKQEWGKAIVENVAKDLQAEYPGIKGFSSPNLWRMRTFYLSYRDNEKLAPLVREISWTKNIIIMEKCKDELEREFYITMVKKFGWTKDILIHQVENQSYEKYMLSQTNFDKSLPAKYKHQAKLALKDEYTFDFLELNEEHSEKELETALIARVKSFLGEMGSYFCFIGSQYRIEIKDKEYFIDLLLYHRKLKCLVAIELKIGEFAPEFAGKMQFYLSILDEKLKLENENPSIGIIICKSKDKTVVEYALKEVKKPIGVSTYRITSSLPKNISQYLPSKEEIAKRIENLNK; the protein is encoded by the coding sequence ATGAAAACTATGCGAAATAAAGAATATAGCGTATTTATTGCTGAAATAAAAGAAAGAATAAGGTCTGCGCAGTACGATGCGTTAAAATCAGTCAATAAGGAGTTAATCGGGCTTTATTGGGATATTGGAAAGAAAATAGTAAGAAAACAAGAATGGGGTAAAGCCATTGTGGAAAATGTAGCTAAAGATTTACAGGCAGAATATCCTGGGATAAAGGGATTTTCTTCACCAAATCTTTGGAGAATGAGAACTTTTTACTTAAGTTATAGGGATAATGAAAAACTCGCACCATTAGTGCGAGAAATCAGCTGGACAAAGAATATCATTATAATGGAAAAGTGCAAAGACGAGCTTGAAAGAGAGTTTTATATAACAATGGTTAAAAAATTTGGCTGGACAAAAGATATCTTGATTCATCAAGTTGAAAACCAATCTTATGAAAAATATATGTTAAGCCAGACTAATTTTGACAAATCGCTTCCAGCAAAATACAAACATCAAGCAAAATTAGCATTAAAAGATGAGTACACTTTTGATTTTTTGGAATTAAATGAAGAACATTCAGAAAAAGAACTTGAAACCGCTTTAATTGCAAGAGTTAAATCTTTTTTAGGAGAAATGGGGAGCTATTTTTGCTTTATTGGGAGCCAATACCGTATTGAAATTAAGGATAAAGAATACTTTATTGATTTATTGTTATATCATAGGAAGCTAAAGTGTTTAGTCGCAATTGAATTAAAAATAGGAGAATTTGCCCCAGAGTTTGCTGGGAAAATGCAGTTTTACCTATCTATATTGGATGAAAAGCTAAAATTAGAGAATGAAAATCCTTCTATTGGGATCATTATCTGCAAGAGCAAAGATAAAACTGTTGTTGAATATGCATTAAAAGAAGTTAAAAAACCTATAGGTGTTTCAACATATAGGATTACCTCTTCACTCCCCAAAAACATATCCCAATACTTGCCTTCAAAAGAGGAGATAGCAAAAAGAATTGAAAATTTAAACAAATAA
- a CDS encoding N-6 DNA methylase — protein MITKEQGKEEVRKLVEKYNRLAESGKVKSYNEEMTKKDFILPLFRALGWSVEDGDEVTAEEKISKGRVDYAFRIEGIPKLFLEAKALREDLSKKEFAEQSINYAWHKGAVWAVLTDFEGIKVFNAEWKSINYLQNQFFSINCNQFLDNFEQLWLLSRESLELGLIDKEAEKWGKKAKKIPVDKQLLSDLTRFRELLTKNILKNNASKNLTEEDLEESVQRIIDRLIFIRTLEDKQLEAPILQSLIRENTNKKICKKLNDVFRSIDDTYNSKLFSPHLCEEVVIDDEIIEKIIYGLFKTSDNTVHYDFSALDADVLGNIYEQYLGHILKKTAKRASLTEGRAHRKEQGIYYTPTYVVDYIVKNTIGELAKDKKFDLKNIKVLDPACGSGSFLMKAFDYLVTLDKKKNGEIAQTKLDLTGASASYGRKVEILKENIFGVDLDTKAVEIAQLNLLLKTAEKKHRLPTLQENIKVGNSLIDDSTIAGDRAFKWENEFKDIIKNGGFDVVIGNPPYIFARNQKFNDEEKTYYYKKYKLQKYQLNTYGLFVERAYELLKHGGFLGFIIPNNWLTIETFSTFREFILKNCSDLHIINFFNKVFEEANVDTCIIILKKGTPNKISLAEMRERKLEEIGKFRWNEFEKNNNIINIPLLKNRKSLGIITKIENNSTSLKDISNVSTGLKAYQVGKGVPKQTEDVKKNRKFHSKQRLSKEYYPYLEGKDVGRYILSWSGEFLKYGDFLAEPRKSVPFNGERILVRQIPSKLPYCINAVLTNREVLHDINSMVIFNFRAYHSKLILGVINSKLISYWFFNKFGKLQRKLFPQFKVKELKLFPIFKKRDKDLEAKIILLIDKILSLNKRLNEIKNKQTDEKARLEKEIQKLDDEIDQEVYNIYGITKEEQKIIEESLK, from the coding sequence ATGATAACAAAAGAGCAAGGAAAAGAAGAAGTAAGGAAGTTAGTAGAGAAATATAATAGATTAGCGGAGTCTGGAAAAGTTAAATCTTATAATGAAGAAATGACAAAGAAAGATTTTATTCTTCCTCTCTTTCGTGCTTTGGGTTGGAGCGTTGAAGATGGTGATGAGGTTACTGCTGAAGAAAAAATATCAAAAGGAAGAGTAGATTATGCTTTTAGGATTGAAGGAATACCAAAATTATTTCTTGAAGCTAAAGCACTTAGGGAAGATTTAAGCAAAAAAGAGTTTGCAGAACAGTCAATAAATTATGCATGGCATAAGGGTGCTGTATGGGCTGTCCTAACAGACTTTGAGGGGATAAAAGTCTTTAATGCAGAATGGAAATCGATTAATTACTTACAAAACCAATTCTTTTCAATAAACTGTAACCAGTTTTTGGATAATTTTGAACAATTGTGGCTTTTATCAAGGGAAAGTTTAGAGCTTGGATTAATAGACAAAGAAGCTGAAAAATGGGGTAAAAAAGCAAAGAAAATCCCCGTAGATAAACAACTTCTTAGTGACTTAACAAGATTTAGGGAATTACTAACCAAAAATATCCTGAAAAATAATGCTTCAAAAAACCTTACTGAAGAAGATTTGGAAGAATCTGTCCAAAGAATTATTGATAGACTAATATTCATTAGAACTCTTGAAGATAAACAATTAGAAGCGCCTATCTTGCAGTCTTTGATAAGGGAAAATACGAATAAAAAGATTTGTAAAAAGTTAAATGATGTTTTTAGAAGTATTGATGACACTTACAACAGCAAATTATTCAGTCCCCATCTTTGTGAAGAAGTTGTAATAGATGATGAAATTATTGAAAAGATAATTTATGGATTATTTAAAACGTCTGATAATACAGTTCATTATGACTTTTCTGCTCTTGATGCTGATGTTCTTGGAAATATCTATGAACAGTATTTAGGGCATATACTAAAGAAAACAGCAAAACGAGCAAGTTTGACAGAAGGAAGAGCGCATAGAAAAGAGCAAGGAATATATTACACTCCTACTTACGTTGTTGATTATATTGTAAAAAATACTATTGGTGAGCTAGCTAAAGATAAGAAATTCGATTTAAAAAACATTAAAGTTTTAGATCCTGCATGTGGTTCTGGTTCTTTTTTAATGAAAGCTTTTGATTATCTAGTTACTTTAGATAAAAAGAAAAATGGAGAAATAGCTCAAACTAAGCTTGATTTAACTGGAGCCTCTGCAAGTTATGGAAGAAAAGTTGAAATCTTAAAAGAAAATATTTTTGGTGTTGATTTAGATACAAAGGCTGTGGAGATAGCTCAATTAAATTTGCTGTTAAAAACTGCGGAGAAAAAGCACAGATTACCAACATTGCAGGAGAATATTAAGGTTGGAAATAGTTTGATTGATGATTCTACTATTGCTGGTGATAGGGCTTTCAAATGGGAAAATGAATTTAAAGATATTATAAAGAATGGGGGTTTTGATGTTGTGATTGGGAATCCGCCTTATATTTTTGCAAGAAATCAAAAATTCAATGACGAAGAAAAAACATATTATTATAAAAAATATAAACTCCAGAAATATCAGTTGAATACATATGGATTATTTGTTGAAAGAGCATATGAATTACTTAAACATGGGGGGTTTCTTGGATTTATAATTCCTAATAATTGGTTAACTATAGAAACTTTTTCTACGTTTAGAGAATTTATCTTAAAGAATTGTTCTGATTTACATATAATAAATTTTTTCAATAAAGTATTTGAGGAGGCTAATGTTGATACATGTATCATTATTCTAAAAAAAGGAACACCAAATAAAATTTCTCTAGCAGAAATGAGAGAAAGAAAATTAGAAGAAATAGGCAAATTTAGATGGAATGAGTTTGAGAAAAATAATAATATAATTAATATTCCTTTGTTAAAAAATAGAAAAAGTTTAGGTATAATCACAAAAATAGAGAATAACTCCACTTCATTAAAAGATATCTCTAATGTTTCAACAGGTTTAAAGGCGTATCAAGTTGGAAAAGGTGTCCCAAAACAAACTGAAGATGTTAAGAAAAATAGAAAATTTCATTCAAAACAAAGATTATCAAAAGAGTATTATCCTTATTTAGAAGGGAAAGATGTCGGTAGATATATTTTATCTTGGTCTGGAGAATTTCTTAAGTACGGAGATTTCTTGGCGGAACCAAGAAAATCTGTTCCATTTAATGGCGAGAGGATATTAGTTAGACAAATACCATCTAAATTACCTTATTGTATTAATGCAGTATTAACTAACAGGGAAGTGCTACACGATATTAACAGCATGGTTATATTTAATTTTAGAGCATATCATTCTAAATTAATTCTCGGAGTTATTAATTCTAAACTAATAAGTTACTGGTTTTTTAATAAATTCGGAAAACTTCAGAGAAAATTGTTTCCTCAGTTTAAAGTGAAGGAATTAAAACTATTCCCTATTTTTAAGAAAAGAGATAAAGATTTAGAAGCAAAAATAATCTTATTAATAGATAAAATTCTTTCTCTAAACAAACGCCTGAACGAAATCAAAAACAAACAAACTGATGAAAAAGCTCGTTTAGAAAAAGAAATCCAGAAATTAGATGATGAGATAGACCAAGAAGTCTATAATATTTATGGAATAACTAAAGAAGAACAGAAAATCATTGAGGAAAGCCTGAAATGA
- a CDS encoding mRNA surveillance protein pelota yields the protein MKIIHQDLKKGQLKAQVENNDDLWYLSSIIEEYDIFKSKTLRKIKLSDGGERNTKVFTKVILISLAVEKVEFHKYTNLLRVSGKTIEGTDDVPRGVYHTFTLEPGTLFTLTKERFLRYHIDKLNEAKQQQKSHILICVFDREEAMFALLKKYGYDILSELKGAVMKKANPEKIKETFYQEIVEQLRAYDQKYGITKIVIGSPAFWKEYLLEVLEQDPLAKKVLLASCNHVGKSGIAEVLKRTEVVQALKDDRIIQEMHLVEALKLGIAKDDKAVYGFKDVQHTAEVGAVAQLLLTDAFIQKLRSEGKYHALDHVMKLVDSMQGEIRIISTDHEGGQELQGLGGIGALLRYKV from the coding sequence ATGAAAATAATTCATCAAGATCTAAAAAAAGGCCAATTAAAGGCTCAAGTGGAAAATAATGATGATTTATGGTATTTAAGCAGTATTATTGAAGAATATGATATATTCAAAAGCAAAACTCTGAGAAAAATCAAGCTCAGTGATGGTGGAGAGAGGAACACAAAAGTGTTTACCAAAGTAATTTTGATTTCTCTTGCCGTAGAAAAAGTAGAATTCCATAAATACACTAACCTGCTTCGTGTTTCTGGAAAAACTATTGAAGGCACTGATGATGTCCCACGGGGAGTTTATCATACGTTTACCCTGGAACCAGGGACGTTATTTACCTTGACTAAAGAGCGTTTTTTGCGTTACCATATTGACAAACTCAATGAAGCAAAACAACAGCAAAAAAGCCATATTCTGATCTGTGTTTTTGACCGCGAAGAAGCAATGTTTGCGCTGCTTAAAAAATATGGATATGATATATTAAGTGAATTAAAAGGAGCAGTGATGAAAAAAGCAAATCCTGAAAAAATTAAAGAAACTTTTTATCAAGAGATTGTTGAGCAATTACGTGCTTATGATCAAAAATATGGCATAACAAAAATAGTGATTGGCAGCCCTGCTTTCTGGAAGGAATATCTTTTGGAAGTTCTTGAGCAAGATCCTTTGGCTAAAAAAGTATTGCTAGCATCATGTAATCATGTTGGCAAAAGCGGTATAGCTGAGGTTTTAAAGCGAACAGAAGTTGTCCAGGCATTAAAAGACGACAGAATTATCCAAGAAATGCATCTCGTCGAAGCACTGAAATTAGGAATAGCAAAAGATGATAAAGCAGTGTATGGTTTTAAAGATGTTCAGCATACTGCTGAAGTTGGCGCAGTTGCTCAATTATTGCTCACTGATGCCTTTATTCAGAAATTACGCAGTGAAGGAAAATATCATGCTCTTGATCATGTTATGAAACTTGTTGATAGTATGCAGGGTGAAATTCGTATCATCAGCACTGACCATGAAGGCGGGCAAGAGTTGCAGGGTTTGGGAGGAATTGGCGCTTTGCTGAGATATAAAGTGTAA
- the msrB gene encoding peptide-methionine (R)-S-oxide reductase MsrB has translation MERKLTSEQYHVLREKGTEPAFTGKYVHTKEKGRYRCAGCGNILFNSDTKFDSGTGWPSFSDPANKQNIVLKDDVSHGMHRVEVLCRKCSGHLGHVFDDGPGKTGKRYCINSCVLNFEKK, from the coding sequence ATGGAACGAAAATTAACCTCAGAACAATATCATGTGTTACGAGAAAAAGGCACTGAACCGGCTTTTACGGGCAAGTATGTGCATACTAAAGAGAAAGGTAGGTATAGATGCGCTGGATGTGGAAATATATTGTTTAATTCAGATACTAAATTTGATTCAGGAACTGGATGGCCAAGTTTTTCTGATCCTGCTAACAAACAGAATATTGTTCTTAAAGATGATGTTAGTCATGGTATGCATAGAGTCGAGGTTTTGTGCAGGAAATGCAGCGGACATTTAGGACATGTATTTGATGACGGTCCAGGAAAAACAGGAAAAAGGTATTGTATTAATTCTTGCGTTTTGAATTTTGAGAAGAAATAA
- a CDS encoding replication factor C small subunit — MENTIWIEKYRPSRFAELKGQHYIVDKIKAFVQQKNMPHLMFSGPAGTGKSTLALVIAKELYGEHWRNNFLELNASDERGIDVVRTKVKDFARTKAIGNVPFKIIFLDESDALTKEAQQALRRTMENYSQTTRFILSNNYSSKIIDPIQSRCTVFRFRPLMQEDVFTIIDHIAVKEGFTIADEAKKALYEITHGDCRKMENILQSCCAVEKHLTLALVYSLASVADPKEVLEILTLAVKNKFVEARNKLLDTMLKYGLSGIDIIKQIEKAVWELPISDRKKVELIDKCGEIEFRMTEGSDEYLQLEALLAHFTLCSLK; from the coding sequence ATGGAAAATACTATTTGGATAGAGAAATATCGACCTTCTCGTTTTGCTGAGCTTAAAGGTCAACATTATATTGTTGATAAAATAAAGGCATTTGTCCAGCAAAAAAATATGCCACACTTGATGTTTTCTGGGCCAGCAGGCACAGGAAAAAGCACGCTTGCCTTAGTTATTGCAAAAGAATTATATGGCGAACATTGGCGTAATAATTTTCTTGAGCTTAATGCGTCAGATGAAAGAGGCATTGACGTTGTTCGGACGAAAGTAAAAGACTTTGCGCGGACAAAAGCCATTGGCAATGTACCTTTTAAAATAATTTTTCTTGATGAAAGCGATGCTCTGACTAAAGAAGCGCAGCAAGCATTGCGAAGGACTATGGAAAATTATTCACAGACAACGCGATTTATTCTTTCTAATAATTATTCATCTAAAATTATAGATCCTATCCAAAGCAGATGCACGGTATTCAGATTTAGGCCATTAATGCAAGAAGATGTTTTTACTATTATTGATCATATAGCAGTAAAAGAAGGTTTTACTATTGCTGATGAAGCTAAAAAAGCATTGTATGAAATTACTCATGGCGACTGCAGAAAAATGGAAAATATTCTTCAAAGCTGCTGCGCAGTTGAGAAACACCTTACTCTTGCATTAGTGTATTCTTTAGCGTCAGTAGCTGATCCAAAAGAAGTGCTTGAAATTTTAACTCTTGCCGTAAAAAATAAGTTTGTAGAAGCTCGCAATAAACTATTAGATACTATGTTAAAATATGGTTTAAGCGGCATTGATATTATCAAGCAAATTGAAAAAGCTGTTTGGGAGTTGCCCATTTCTGACAGGAAAAAAGTTGAACTGATTGATAAATGCGGAGAAATTGAATTCAGAATGACTGAAGGCAGTGATGAATATTTGCAATTAGAAGCTTTGTTAGCTCATTTCACTCTTTGTAGTTTGAAATAA
- a CDS encoding PRC-barrel domain-containing protein: MADEDRRFSKQLLGKTVVSKTGKRFGEVGDLVFETRSGELIHLVLVNPTSYTEKLELEKDKNNNILIPFSAVIAVGDFMVIAEEDII; this comes from the coding sequence ATGGCTGACGAAGACAGACGATTCTCAAAACAATTATTAGGAAAAACAGTTGTATCTAAAACAGGCAAGCGTTTCGGCGAAGTAGGTGATTTAGTTTTTGAAACACGTTCAGGTGAACTTATTCATCTTGTTCTTGTTAATCCAACGTCATATACTGAAAAACTTGAACTTGAAAAAGATAAAAACAATAATATTCTTATCCCTTTTAGCGCTGTTATCGCAGTAGGGGACTTTATGGTTATAGCAGAAGAAGACATTATTTAA
- the cas4 gene encoding CRISPR-associated protein Cas4, giving the protein MLDVTSLLTYVYCPRKLFLEKALFLEKPSKPELLIGAIKHTFFQYIVNALQELVLQIQETTVIKDLLRAHYYNLLDTILKRYAVDSKAQALDEVKLHQELVEILTMQVSFFTDLIEENIHQHHCYGQALWDTFNPRFRTEVYLASKQLQLKGKIDVLLQTPDLAVPIELKFSHAPILYQGHHIQVAAYIMLLQDAGYPSGYGTVYFPQLNVKENISLNPFLKYDIERLVAKIHALISENSLPSYCNNKAKCNGCEYRIRCYDEVFMAEKIKTLQTKDLNTT; this is encoded by the coding sequence ATGCTTGATGTCACCTCTTTACTCACGTATGTATATTGCCCTCGAAAGTTATTTCTTGAGAAAGCATTGTTTTTAGAAAAGCCCTCAAAACCCGAGCTTCTTATTGGCGCTATTAAACATACTTTTTTTCAGTATATTGTTAATGCTCTCCAGGAACTTGTTCTTCAAATACAGGAGACTACTGTTATCAAGGATTTACTACGAGCTCATTATTATAACCTTCTGGATACTATTCTCAAAAGATATGCTGTTGATAGTAAAGCGCAAGCTCTTGATGAAGTTAAGCTTCACCAGGAACTTGTCGAAATACTCACTATGCAAGTATCATTTTTCACTGATCTTATCGAAGAAAATATTCATCAACACCATTGTTACGGGCAAGCGCTTTGGGATACCTTTAACCCTCGATTTAGAACTGAGGTCTATCTCGCTTCAAAACAACTTCAGTTAAAAGGCAAAATAGATGTTTTATTGCAAACTCCTGATTTAGCAGTCCCTATAGAATTAAAATTCAGCCATGCACCTATTTTATATCAAGGGCACCATATCCAAGTAGCTGCGTATATTATGCTTCTCCAAGATGCCGGTTATCCCAGCGGTTATGGCACTGTTTATTTTCCCCAGCTCAATGTAAAAGAGAATATTTCTTTAAACCCTTTTCTTAAATATGATATTGAACGTTTAGTGGCTAAAATACATGCTCTTATTTCTGAAAATTCATTACCAAGTTATTGTAACAATAAGGCTAAATGTAATGGTTGTGAATATAGAATCAGATGTTATGATGAGGTTTTTATGGCAGAAAAAATCAAAACGCTTCAAACGAAAGATTTAAATACGACATAA